A segment of the Siphonobacter curvatus genome:
TGCCACCTATGCCAAAGCCCATCAACTGTTTGACGACCAATACCTTACGCAGCTGATTATAGCCATCGTAGCCATCAATGCCTGGAACCGAATTGCCATTACCACGCAGTTGCAACCGGCTTCGAATTAATGATTAGTTCCCTTTTCTGCTTTTCAGAGACGCGATGCCCTCGCGTCTCTTTGCTTGGTACTATAAAAAACATGGGATGAACGGCGGAGCTTCTTCAAAAAAATAGCATCTTTCGTAGGCACTTGTTTCGCTTCTACTAACGCCCGGTTTATTATGGATCAGCGAATTATTAACCTCTTCGACGAATATACCCACAAGCCTTTAACCCGGCAAGATTTCCTGAGCCGACTGGCCAAACTTACCGGTAGTGTGACGGCGGCCATGGCCGTGTTACCCCTGCTGGAAGTCAATTACGCCCACGCCACGACCATTCCCGAAGACGACCCCGATCTACGCCTCGAAGATGTTTCGTATCCGGGTGAAGGGACGACCATGAAAGGGTATCTGGCTCAGCCCAAAGCTCCCGGAAAACGCGGCATTGTCTTGGTCATTCACGAAAACCGGGGCCTTAATCCGCACATTCGTGATGTAACCCGTCGCGTAGCGAAAGCCGGATACGTCGCCTTGGCCCCCGATGCTCTTTCCCCATTTGGAGGTACGCCCAGCAATGAGGACGAGGCTCGCACGCTCATCGGCAAGCTCGATAAGGAGCAAAATCTCCAGAACTTTCTTAAAAGCTTTGCGTACGCCAAAGGTTTGAAGGCGGCGAA
Coding sequences within it:
- a CDS encoding dienelactone hydrolase family protein, with the translated sequence MDQRIINLFDEYTHKPLTRQDFLSRLAKLTGSVTAAMAVLPLLEVNYAHATTIPEDDPDLRLEDVSYPGEGTTMKGYLAQPKAPGKRGIVLVIHENRGLNPHIRDVTRRVAKAGYVALAPDALSPFGGTPSNEDEARTLIGKLDKEQNLQNFLKSFAYAKGLKAANGKTGCVGFCWGGALANQLAIHDPTLDAAVAFYGRQPEAADVAKIKSAVQLHYGGLDEGVNKGIPAYEEALKANHIHYELYVYEGAQHAFNNDTAPTRYNEAAAKLAWERTLTFFKARLG